Within the Miscanthus floridulus cultivar M001 chromosome 17, ASM1932011v1, whole genome shotgun sequence genome, the region aagtgcataatgagatgccacagtcttctcaacaagcacagccgatacatgaacaacgagtgcctcatgaagaaggtgatgcacaagaagatgaggacgtgcctgaatgggaacttcgaaagaagcatccaatcaccataagaccaatttatgttctgatgaaagatgtcttgtcggtgcacaagtggtattcccatgaccagatcaagctgggtatatagaccctcaagctatagcataaataaattttaattaccctagatagtggaaactagatgacaaagagctagctgctggaaagacccttcaggagaaagaggacatctgtgcgaagaaactaaggcaagagtcccttaaggttttggcatacattgccctggcttttaaaaatctccaacatcactctactatatggctaccatacaacttcgagtaagttcaactctatacttaaagctttattcgatatattttattcgatgcaaaatagCTTATCTAATTCTATGATTAAATCTATgcaacaaccactggatttgtataggcgtcgatgttaggaggagcatggcatgggtctttgattcaatagatagggacccggtgacatacaaagacttcatatcgattctcaggacatatacatatcgacaatcctcattagcttatatatttgtatacatacttgtaacgtttacTTTtgaatactaacaagttgtatttgataaaataattcgaacagggcatttaggttctatgtcactaaacatcacggaaggcataatccagcaaggaaggaaaagctggctataaaaatactatgtgcggtaagtataacttacttcttcagtactccattacatagctgtcaaaagcattacttaacatttccatatgcaaaacacacagtgtcccaagcagaagcctggtagtgtacattatggatactatgtatgttctatgatgagtaacaccggtgcctacaggagatacCCCTTAacggtaagtttgaacctcttcacccatagtataaaaacttcgcacatgatatgaaatactaaaccaaaacttattctcttgtagtagaaagaagagaaagaaatgaaaagagacccatacaaggatgaccaactcttagagctcatcgacgacctttgcaacttcatattggaccagattatacacATCAAAGACACCTACCATGACCaagattctgacttaggtagaaatcatcagtaccaacaccttcatgagactaaaaggctagctataggccgttgataacaatatgtatggaatttgacattggtcttaccttatGGGACACCTATGCCGAGCGCCATAGCCACCAAGGTGCCACCCTTGGCCCACCGGTGAACTCGCCGTAAGCGCATGAAGCCATAGAGCCTCCTAGCAGCCCTGCCTATCCACCCTAGCGCGAGAACACGTGAGCTCACCGCTGGCGAGGAGCGCCACCACGAGATAGAGAGGAGAGAGAGCTGCTGCGCCACTATCGCCCCGTTCACCTAGTGCACTGTGTGctagagagaggggagggagaagtggaacgaattagacttgtgaattatgtctatttaatgatggattgtatatattcttgtgaattggacttgtaattatagtttatataatactcttgtgcttgtggtcagatttgaattatatatatatgagtgaAATACACTGGCGGCCCTTTAACTTGTCGGCCTGTAACAATCCGGTCCACGAACTTGCAAACGCTAAAAATAGAcccctgaacttgtcaagttgttcACCGCATGTCCATTTTCCATCTGGTGCGGCTTCTAGGCGACGCGGCAGTGCCAGCGTGGCGGACGAAGCACGTGAGCCGCACATTTCAATGGGCCTAACATGCTCGCTTGCCGGTCGCGTAAGCCCTGCTCGGCCGTGCCGGTCGTGCCGCACCGCTCGCTTGCCGGCACCACATGTGCTCGGTCGCGGCACCACGCTCGCCCGCTGGCTCCATGTGCTCGCCATCGCATGCGCTTGCCAGAGCCACCACGCCGCCCGCCGAGGCTGCTACGCTCGCCCACCGGCACCCTGTGCACTCCTCCGTGGCACGGCCCTCGCTCGCTGGGCGCTGGCTCCGCGCGCTCGCGTGCTTGCTGCCGTGTGCACTTACCGAAGCCGCCACGCTCGCCCGCCGACACTGTGTGCGCTCCTCCACGGCATGGCGCTCACCGGCTATGGGAGCTACATATACACGCTTGGCTTGACCTCGCGGACtcacccaaggggttggttggTCGTATTATGGCCAAGAGCAAGCTCGCCCACGGCCATGGAGGTCGCGGTGGCGCTTGACACGGTGGCACGGTGCTACGCCAACTGCTAGAGAGTGGTAGCGATAAAATGGAGAGCATGGGTGTGACCAGGAGCTCACCATGACTTCGCTTGACTACTCGGTTGAGGCAGAGACTAGGCGGAGATGCGTCGCCGTTGGTGATGGCGGACACAAAGGCGTTAACCGTCGTCGCGTCGGTGTTCCGGCACTTCTAAGGGTCTACAGCTAAAACAAAGGAGCTGATCACGACCACAGcatcaagaagaagctagagCATCAAATGGAAGGGCAAGAGTCTCACCAGAGCATCACGCCACGACACCTGTGGGCGAGCGCGGCGGCTTCAGCAAGTGCACGTGAGCGCGCGGAGCCAGCGCCTAGCGAGCGAGCGCCGTGCCATGGAGGAGTGCACATGGTGCCGGCGGGTGAGCGTGGCAGCAAAGACGGGCGGCACGATGGCTCCGGCAAGCACATGCGGCAACGAGCACATGGAGCGAGTGCCGCGACTGAGCGCACGCGGTGCCGGTACGCGACCGGTGCGGCACGACCGGCATGGCTGAGTGGGTGTTGCGTGACCGGCAAGCGAGCATGGCAGGACCGTTGAAACGTGCGGCTCACGTGCTTCGTCCACCACGCTGGTACTGCCACGTCGCCTGGAGGCCGCGCGCGGATGGGAAATGGACCCACAGTGAATAATTTGACAAGTTCAGGGGTCTATTTTCCGCTTTTGCAAGTTCGTGGACCGGATTGGCACATGCCGACAAGTAAAAGGGCCGCTACTGTATTTCactcacactctctctctctctctctctctctctctatatatatatatatatatatatatatatatatgttctggtcgaatttgaattgtaaatttgaatctTTTTTGgtggaaaaatgtactgtaggggcagttctagattgaaccgcccctacaaacaggtattataggggcggctggtactacagctgcccctataaatcagCGATTTGTAGCCACGCTTTGGTAGGAGCGGCTGaccaaaccacccctacaaatgcccattagccgcccctacaaagcaTATCTGACGTAGTGACTTGCCTTGGTCGTTCTTGACCCTGCTCTTGTTTTGCGTCACCCACCAGCTCGTCGGCACATGGTACTCGTCCTTTAGCGCGTCGGCGTACTTATTCACAAGCATGACATCGCGGTCCACCACTAGCTTGAGCTTGCCGCCGTTGCTTCCCAGCTCGCCAGCGACACCGTGCAGGTAGCACTCGAGGTTGTGGGCTGTCACAAGATTCGGTTCCTTGAGGTAGTCCGACCGGGCCGTGTCAATGTGCAGTGTCACGCCCAGGTcatgcaaccagtccatcaaaaAGGGCACTGCGTCTTGGCAGTTCTTAACGTGGAGGATGTTGGCCCATAGGATCATCGGCTCAGGCGAGTGAACCACTCTCCGATCTTGTCGAGCACCCACTtatgttgccgagcacccactagccatgccgaccatgaacaagcgttgtccgtccccacacactatggctggagctagaagaagaagggagaacagagcaagcacacacaatacaagacaccagcgttggccgaagccctatctgtgagatggcaaatatgaactctctttactgagttgccttgtatgtctatttatacaactctatccatctagtcctagtacggCTGCCCTACTAAaatagtgactagataacatatagggctaactctgcgccggccactgcatgtgcctacagtgctacAGGTGAGCAGTTCGGCGCCTGCACCtgtagcggctacagtatcacagcagggggcttTTTTGGTGCTGCCTTCCCCTTGCTGTGTTCAtataaggtagcagtagattatctaacaatctttccctaatcctactgctaacccttgtatcccctccatgccgatcatctcctttagctccgtgagtcgaagacgttcgagcggcttggtgaggacgtctgcgagttgccgaccagttttaacaaactcgatgacgatctgccctccattgacacagtccctgaggaagtggaacttcacatcgATGTGTTTACTTCGGTCATGcagaaccagattcttcgcgagggcgatggcgggctggttgtccaccatcagtgctggtgggtgagcttccacgctaGTCAGCTTGCCCAGTAGCCGGCGTAGcaacacaacttggcacgccgctgtggccgccactatgtactctgcctcgcacatagatagcgccaccaccttttgtttcagcgacaaccatgaaatttgggctgacccgaggaagacgagcacgccagaggtgctccatcgtccgtagatgtcccccgccatgtctgcatcgctgaacacagtgagctacagcctactccCACCGGTCTTTGGAAAATTATCCATTGATCCACCGTTCCCTTGATGTAgcacagtagccgcttcaccgtagcccagtgatcctctctaggatcctccatgaagctaCTAACGTAGCCCACGGTGAATGCAATGTCCGGcttcatgtggactaggtagcgcagaccgccgatgatgctccagtaaagtgttgcatccaccttcaccacggtactagccttcgtcagtttcagccgctcctccatcagagtcatgcatggcttgcactccaccatgccgctcctctccaatagcttggaggcatacgcgctctgaccgagcgtgagttcttccttcccctatctcacctcgatgccaaggtagtaggagagtacgccgagatcgctcattcgaaaatgagccgccatctcacgcttgaagctgttgatgtcctccgtgcgcgcaccggtgacgattaagtcatccacatacacaccaaccatgagctcctccttcccccgtcatcGCATGTAGAGCacatgctcggttgcgcacctttgaaacccaagctcacccagcgtggcgtcaagcttggcattccatgctCGAGGGGCTTGTCATAGCCCGTAGAgcaccttgcgcagtcggagcaccctatgctcctctcccttgatggtgaaacatAGAGGTTACCTGACGAAGACCGTTTCTGCCAgttcaccattgaggaaggccgatttaacgtctaAGTGATGGATGCGCTAGTCCTTTGCTGCTACCAAGGTAAGTAGCAAATGGACCGACTCAATGCACGCTACTGGTGCAAAGACCTCCTTGAAGTCAATGCCCCcacgctgaacaaagccttgggcgacaaggcacgccttgtgcttgacaatggcactgagctcatcccgcttgactttatacacccactttaggctgattgGATGATATcttagaggtggatcgacgagctgccaagtcttgtttttctctatcgccttcatctcctccagcatggCCCATTGCTAGTTTCCATCATGCTCGGCaagcgtgaacgtgggtggttcctctgcactaacgAGTAGTAGCTCTACGTCGTTGAGCAGCCTGCCCGCCAGACCTGAGGGacctgtgccaccgacgatgttgtccagcctacggaaccgcacctcctcacctttgtgGTAGGTGTCCACGAACTCAATGATGTCACTTGGGGGTGAGGCGAACTTGATCGgcgttgatggagttccctgttccgccaGAGTGCTCGGCATAGCACCTGAAGTGCTCAGCACTACTTCTGGATAGCTTGTCATAACTCCTACAGTGTTCGACCATACTATAGGAGTGCCCAGCCTTAGTCTTAGAGCGGTTGGCACCACTACAAAACATCTTGTCCCCGCCACGAGAGTGCTTAGCACCAGTTCtgaagtggtcgccaccactgcagaacctcctggcaccactcctgccatgctcggcatccctctaggAGTACACGACACTCCTCTCGAAGTGCTTGGCATCCCtctcgaagtgctcggcactgccccaagAGTGCACGACTCCACCACCAGAGTGCTCGGCGCTCCTCCCAGAGTGCTCGACACCTGTTCCCTAGTGTCTCCACTACCgtagatgaccaagtgctcgacgatgaaggtgctagTGAAGCTGTCAGCTTTCCCCGTGCTCagactgctccagtcccaagccaCCTCCTCATTGAACACGATGTCgcgtgagacaagcaccttgtctccatgtgggtcatagagctggtacgccttggtaccctccatgTAGCCTAagaacaccatgggtgtgctcctatcctccagcttggtgacgttcggctttgtcttcctgacatggccgatgcagccgaatgtccggaggaaggacatgctcggcttgcgctcataccaagcttcgaatggtGTCATGCCCGTTAGGGCTTTGGTCGgagagcggttgaggatgaataccgccgtggtcactgcctctccccagaaccttgccggcatgcctttggccttcatcatggatcgggccatgccgaccaccgtctggttccatcGCTCCCCCACGCCATtttgttgtggcgagtacggcgcagtgtggtgttgccccacaccctgatccatgcAGTacacagcgaactccaccgaggTGAATCCGCCACCGTGATCAGTCCTTAGCACGTGGAGCTTCTTGCTGCTCTCGGCCTTCGCGCGTGTCTTGAACTTCTTTATTGCAGCCatcgcttcatccttgctcattAGGAGTcatagccacatgtagcgactacaattgtccatgagtaggaggaagtaccaccgaccacggcatgtagcaggcgtgatcggcTCATAGAGGTCACCGTGGACGAGCTCAAGAGCTTCCTTtatgcgatacttggccgcctttgggaaaggtagcctcctctacttcctggccaggcagctgtcacatagctcgcctccgtgcttgatgtggggtagcccttggaccatcttctctagccgaccaagcgcgtcgaagctgagatgtccgaaccaggcatgccacatccacggttcctcggagtgccttgccgccaggcacaccggctgctctacctttaggtcgagcaggtacaaccagttcagggacctcttcaccttggcaagaagtcgctgcttccggtccctaatcctaaggactccgtccttaatcagtacctcgctaccacgctcatccagctgaccaatgctggtGATGCTGGAATGCAgctacgggatgtaatatacatccgttggCTCGCGGTGCTCCCTGTTCTGGcatctgaagatgatggtgccgcgcccttggatagccacccttgagccatcaccaaacttcaccataccagtaacatcgccgtcgagctcggagaaggatgccttagagcccgtcatgtggttactggcaccagagtctagataccaccgctACTCCTGGTCGACGCCCACATGCTCGAGGTGAACTTGGGTGCGTGGTTCGTTGAGGTTGacggtcttcagggccttcccaggtctttccaccatcgtcgcctcttccctcttctcggcctcgacgtcgtgcagtgcatagaacgtcgccatcaggatagtggcctcatcctcatcatcgactTGCGTCAggtgagcctgagccttcttttcctgcttgcggtttgggcactcccgtgcccaatggcccatttTCCCGCAACGCCGACagacgttggggtcgacctgcttcttctccgaagaagccttaccGCGGCGCTTGCTatcgccaccatggctggagggggCTGCCTTcctggagttcctccgagcagcccactcctctttcgTTAGCAGGACTttcccgctgtccttcgttgctgtcgcctgctctaggCGTTCGTCCATCGTCCGTaaacggcctgtcacatccttagtggtgagggtggacaagtccagcattgtctctatggagagagcgatctagatgtactttgccAGCATGGAGTGGATGTACttagagaccgcctcctcttcgtcgatggtaacaccgtggctcttcagcttgctgatgagcgtctgcaggcagagggagaagtcctccatcatttcaccatccttgaacttaaggttgcgtactcctacttcagaagctaggctgtcgccttctttgcgtggtcggaaccgatgcgcatcgccgcaatagcctgccacgcctccttagccgagctctttaTCTCCAATgactccctgtactccgccggtacagcagtGATGATAGCCTCCAGTGCTGACATATCATCTTCTTTATTGTCGGTGCcattgtcaacagcattccagagctgtcgggctctgagcttgaccttcatggtcaccaaccactctccatagttggtgcgagtcagcgtcggccaaatGATGCCGCTGACCTTCCGCACCGTGTGAACAACGACCTCTGGTCGTGACTGGGCAGCCACaatagtgccactgctgtcgcccatctccgaaccgtccgtcatcgccagcggttagtctagcgacgacgcttgtacggctctgataccacttgttgacccacaggatcaccggcccaggcgagtgaaccactctccggtcttgccgagcacccgctagtgttgccgagcacccactagccgtgccgaccatgaACAAGCATTGTCCGTCTCAACACATTATGGCtaaagctagaagaagaagggaaaaCAGAACAagcacacacaatacaagacatcagcgttggccgaagccctatctgtgagatgacaaatctgaactttTTTTACTGAGTTGCCTTgtatgtctatttatacaactctatccatctagtcccagtACAGCTGCTCTGCTgagactagataacatacagaactgactctgcgccggccactgcatgtgcctacagtgctgcaggtgagcagtTCGACGAttacacctgcagcggctacagtatcatagCAGGGGGACCTTTTCAACGCCGCCTTTCCCttactgtgttcacacaaggtaggaGTAGATTATGTAACAGAGGACATTGAGGTCCTTGAACGAGGTGAAGGCGTGCCTGAAAGCGTCGTTGCCGACGTGTGGGCACGCGAACACGACGGCCGTCACTGGGCACGGAGGCCGGCCGTCGCCGGAGGAGTCGTCGCTGGCGGCCGGTGCATTGTTGTTCACGCCGCTGCCGACGAGGTCGATGGCGTTCAGATTGGAGAGCGCCGCGCCGAGGCTGTGGCCGACGACGGTGATGCTGGTCTCTTCGTACGTCCTTGTACAGCTCCACCAGCCTCCTCACCTCCGCAAGAACCTGGTCTCTGGCGCTGGTCCTGTTGACGGCGAACTTGGAGTCGTCGACGGCGGTGTCGATGGTCGCCGTGTACAAGCACAGGAAGGAACAGGATGTCTGTGGACGCGGGCTGAGGGGTCCAACGACTTCGACTCTGTCAGGCCCAGCGCCGGCCAGGGCTTCGTCGGCAGGAACAGGATGTCCTTGAACCACTCCGCGGCCGTCGCCGACCCGCGCCACGCCACCACGACGTCGCGCCTCCCCAGAGCTGCCACGCCCTCGTCCGTGGCCACCGCGACGTACCCTATCCAGGTGGGCTTCTTCTTCTCTCCCAGGCGTAGACGAACTTGGTGACCTTGTAGTGGCCGGCGGCGGCCACTCCCGACTTGGTCAGCAGGTCGTCGTAGCCGTACCTGCAGAGGCCGGTGTGCGGCGAGTGCTCCTCGTTGTTGAAGCTGTCGCTGGTGGCCGCCACGAGCTCGCCGTAGGAGATGATGGAGTTGCGGAGGTCCATGTCCAGCGGCTCAAGGAGGCCCTTC harbors:
- the LOC136515200 gene encoding phospholipase A1-II 1-like; translated protein: MILWANILHVKNCQDAVPFLMDWLHDLGVTLHIDTARSDYLKEPNLVTAHNLECYLHGVAGELGSNGGKLKLVVDRDVMLVNKYADALKDEYHVPTSWWVTQNKSRVKNDQGKSLRQICFVGAANGHL